CTAGCGAGCTTGTGCCGAATGGCCGTTGGCCCGAAGGCAGAGCGGAGCGGAGCGCGGAAAGGGGCTTGTCAGCCACTTTTCGGATCATCGATAAGGCGTGCGTCTTGGCGGGTGCCGCGATTCGCCTGCGCTGGTCCGTGATTCCCTTGCTCGGCGCGCTCGGTGCGGCGCCCGCCGGCGGCGGCGACGCAGCCCCGCGACCCGCAGCAAGAGAAAAACCCATTGTCATCGCGCATCGCGGCGCAAGCGGGTATTTTCCCGAGCACACGCTGGCAGCGTATGGGGCCGCGATCGACATGGGCGCCGATTTCATCGAGCCGGATCTGGTCATGACCCGAGACGGCATGCTCATTGCCCGGCACGAGAACGCGCTCGCGATCGTGGACGAAGCGACCGGCGGCGTGATCGAGACGACCACCAACGTGCACACGCTGCCGCAGTTCGCCGCGCGCCGCACCACCCGGTTGGTGGACGACAAGCGCATCACCGGCTGGTTCGCGGAGGACTTCACGCTTGCCGAGATCAGGACGCTGCGAGCGCGCGAGCGCATTCCCCGGGAACGTCCGCGCAACACCGAGCACGACGACCGTTATCCGATTCCGACGCTCCAGGAGATCATCGATCTCGCCAAGCAGCGCAGCGCCGAGCTCGGACGCGCGATCGGCATCTACCCGGAAACCAAGCACCCGAGCTATCACGCCGCGATCGGCCTGCCGTTGGAGCCGGCGCTGCTCGAAGTGCTGGCCGCCAACGGCTGGAACGACGTGCTGGCGCCGGTTTTCATTCAATCGTTCGAGACGCAGAACCTGCGCGCGCTGCGCCGCGTGACCAGCGTGCGGCTGATTCAATTGCTCGATGCCCGAGGCCGACCCTGGGATTTGCAGGCGAGCAGCGATCCTCGCACCTATGCGGACCTGGCCACGGCCGAGGGCTTGCGTGAAATCGCCCGCTATGCCGATGGCGTCGGCCCGCACAAGGCGCTCGTGATCGGACGCACGCTCGCCGGCGGCCTGGACCTGCCGAGCCAGTTCGTGCGCGACGCGCACGCCGCCGGATTACTCGTGCATCCGTGGACATTCCGCGCCGAGAACGCGTTCCTGCCGCTCGAATTCCGCCGTGGCGACGACCGTGCCGAACGCGGCGACGGGCAAGGCGAGGTCGCCGCTTTCCTGCGAACCGACATCGACGGATTCTTCACCGATCATCCCGACGTCGGTGTCGCGGCGGTCGCGGCGTTGCAAGCCCGCTGAATGCGCGTCTTGCTTCACTTTCCCATCCGTACCGCACCCAGTCACAGTCGTGGCTGTACGTCGGTATCTTGGCCGCAAATAGCCACCACCCGAGCGGGTCGGCTTCAAACTGCCTCGCCACCCCCTTCGACGTAGGCCTGTTCCTTCTTTTTGCGGATGGTTGGCAGAACCATCGCGACAAGAAGCAGGATGCTCGCGAGCATGAAGCCCGCGCTGATCGGCCGTGTGAAGAACACCATCGGGTCGCCGCGCGAAATCAGCAGCGCCCGGCGCAGGTTCTCCTCCATCAGCGGACCGAGCACGAAGCCCAGGATCAGCGGCGCCGGCGGACACTCGAGCTTCACCAGCGCGTAGCCCAATATCCCCATGATCCCGACCAGGTACAAGTCCATGGGGCTGTTGTTCACGCTGTAGTTGCCGATCGCGCAGAACATGATGATCGACGGGAATAACCACCGATACGGCACCTTCAGCAGCTGCACCCACATCCCCACCAGCGGCAGGTTCAGCACTACGAGCAGCAGGTTGCCGATCCACATGCTCGCGATCAGCCCCCAGAACAGATCCGGCTTCGAGGTCATCACCTGCGGCCCCGGGGCAATGCCCTGAATCGTCAGCGCCCCGAGCATCAGGGCCATCGTGCCGCTACCCGGAATGCCCAACGTGAGCGTCGGGATGAACGCGGTCTGCGCCGCGGCGTTGTTCGCCGCCTCGGGACCCGCAACGCCCTCGATCGCTCCCTTGCCGAAACGCGATGGATCCTTCGCGAGCTTCTTCTCGACCATGTAGCTGGAAAACGCCGAGATTGCCGGACCTGTGCCCGGAAGCGCCCCGAAGAACGCCCCTACCGCCGTGCCGCGCAGCACCGGCATCGCCGAACTCTTCAGATCCTGCCAGGTCGGCATGATGCTTGTGATCTTGCTGGCAGCCCGCGAAGAACGAGCCCAGCGCGGCAATCGCCAGCGCCGGACCCGCACGCCCGTTGCGCGCCATCTGGTAGCCGTCGATACACGTAACCACCGAGGCCGTCTCCCCCGGCAGGTTCATCAGGATCGAGGTCGTCGAGCCGCCGTACTGCGAGCCGTAGTAAATCCCCGACAGCATGATCATCGCCGGCACCGGGGCAAGATTGAAGGTGATCGGCAGCAGCATCGCGATCGTCACCAGCGGCCCCACCCCGGGCAGCACGCCGATGGCGGTGCCCACGAATACGCCGATAAAACAGTACACCAGGTTCTGCAGCGACAGCGCGACCTCGAAGCCCAGGATCAGATTACTGAACATTTCCATGGTCATTGCCACCAGAACAGAGGATAGGGAAGTCCCAGCCCGTAGATGAATACCGCCCAGGCGAAGGTGATCATCACGATCATCAGGATGATCACTTCTTTCAGGCGGAACTCATGTCCGGCCAGTGTGGAGATCGCAAACAGCACGATCAGCGAGGGAATGAAGCCGGCATGATCCATCAGCCAGCCATAGATCCAGAACGCCACCGTGATCAGCGCCAGCGGCTTCCAGCCCCAGATGCCTTCCACGCGCTCGGGAAAGCGAAAGCCGCGGATGCCCACGTACAAGCCGAATGCCACCAGAATGCCGGCCAGAACTCGCGGGAAATACCCCGGTCCCATGCGCAGCGCGCTGCCGAACGGATAGTCGAGCGCCATGTAGAAACCCGCGGCGCCCACGCCCATCATTAGCAAACCTGCCAGAAAGTCCTTGTTGTTGCGAAGCTCGACACTCATCGGCGGCTCCCGCGCGCGGATGTCGAGTGCGGTCGGCGATTTTTCATCTGTTCCTCGGTTCCTTTTGCGTTCGACAGGCTTCGTTCGCCCATTCGCTTGCGCCTAGGCGCGGCAGACGGGCAGGGAACGTCAACCCTCGGCTGGCATGGATGAAAAAGTATATTTAGCGCGGGATTGCTATCGCCCCTCCCTCTCCGAAAGGCGATGCTCCGATTGAGCGGTGTGATTTCGACTCGCATGCAGAACGGGACCCGCTTGCCTGTGAGTCAAAAGACCTGGCGCCCGGGCTCCATTCGAACCGGCAAGCAGGCTAGATGGCTACGCTTACTCGAACCTTACAGCAAGGCCGCATTCGTGCAGGGCTGTCGCCCTAGACCTCCCGCGTCAGGGAGGTGCGCAGCGTGAACGCCTAGATCGCCGCGGCGATCGCCTTGCCCAGATCCTGGGTGGTCGCGGTTCCGCCGATGTCCGGGGTGCGCGGCGCGCCGCTGCGAGGTTCGAGCGCCTTCTCGATGGTGGCGACGATATGCGCGCCGGCGTGCGGGTAGCCGAGGTGCTCGAGCATCATCGCCCCCGACCAGATCGCGCCGATCGGATTGGCGATGCCCTTGCCGGCGATGTCGGGCGCGGAACCGTGCACCGGCTCGAACAGGGAAGGATAAATGCGCTCGGCATTGATGTTGCCCGAAGGGGCAATGCCGATCGTGCCGCAGCAGGCGGGGCCGAGGTCGGAGAGGATGTCGCCGAACAGGTTGGAGGCAACCACCACGTCGAAAAAATCCGGCCGCTGCACGAAGTGCGCAGTCAGGATATCGATGTGGAACTTGTCGACGCGCACCTCCGGGTACTGCTTGGCCATCGCGCTAACGCGCTCGTCCCAGTACGGCATGGTGATCGAGATGCCGTTGGACTTGGTGGCCGAAGTCAGATGCTTCTTCGGGCGCTTCTGCGCCAGCTCGAAGGCGAACTTGAGAATCCGGTCGGTTCCCTTGCGCGTGAAAGTCGCCTGCTGCATCACCACTTCACGCTCGGTGCCTTCGAATGCGCGCCCGCCGATGGAGGAATACTCGCCCTCGGTGTTCTCGCGCACGATGAACATGTCGATGTCGCCCGGCTTGCGATCGGCCAGCGGTGAGCGGATACCCGGCATGAGCCGCGCGGGGCGAATATTCGCGTACTGGTCGAACTCGCGCCGGAACTTGATCAGCGAATCCCACAGCGACACATGGTCGGCCACGATCGCGGGCCAGCCGCAGGCGCCGAAGTACAGGCAGTCGTGGCCGCCCACGCGATCCTTCCAGTCTTTCGGCATCCAGGTGCCGAGGCTCGCGTAGTACTCGCTGCTCCAGTCGAAGTGATCGAACTCGAGCGCGAGGCCGAACTTGCGTGCCGCCGCATCGAGCACCCGCAGCCCTTCGGGCATCACCTCCTTGCCGATACCGTCGCCTGGAATGACTGCGATCCGATGCTTGCTCACGTCCGCCTCCCGGGGAATCCCTCTGCCCAAACTCGTGCATTGCTCGCGCATTGCCCGCGCGCCGCGCGATTCTACGCCAACGCCGCCGGCCGCCGGCCGCGTCAGGCGCGACGGCGGGCTTCGCCCAGGAACTCTTCCAGGATCGGACCGCTGTCGAGCACCCTGTCGTCGTCGGGGCGATGGAATTCAGGATGCCATTGCACACCCAGGACGTAGCTGCGGCCTTTCAGGCGAACGGCCTCGATGACATCGTCGGCGTTCGAGCGGGCCTCCACCACGAGGTCGCGGCCGAGCTTGCGCACGGCCTGGTGATGCAGGCTGTTGACGCACGCGCTCTGCAGCTCGGGATAAAGGCGCGCAAGCCCCGATCCGCTTTCGATGCGGACATCGTGGCAGTTGCCCTCATAGATCTCGCGGTCGCGGTGAGTGGTCTGGGGTCCGACCTGCGTGGGCAGATCCTGGTAGAGCGTGCCGCCGAGGGCCACGTTGATCAGCTGGATGCCGCGGCAGACACCGAGCACGGGCTTGCCCGCCTCGAGAAACTCGTTGAAGAGCTCGATCTCGTAGTCGTCGCGCATGCGATCGCCGGCCCATTCCGGCTGCAGCGGCTCTTCCCCGTAGCTCGCCGGGCTCAGATCGGCGCCGCCCTGCAACACCAGACCGTCGAGCTCGCGCGCGTAGTCGCGCAAGCGCATGTTGCTCCGATGCAGCACGCCGTCGCTGTTGATCGACGGAATCATCAGCACCAGGACGTCGCGCGACATCACCCAGTTCGCCATGGCCTGCTCGAGGTATTGAACCGTCTTGCGCAGCGACCCGGCCACGCCCGGGCGCGGGTGCAGGAAACGGGCGGACAAGCCGATTCGAAGCGCGCGCGCCATTTCAGTGCCCCCCGCCGCCTCCCGGCGTCTTGGCCGGCAATGGGAAATATTCGGCGACCGGGATTTCGATGATGCAGGGCTTGCGGGCGGCGAGTGCGGTGCTGACGGCGTCGCCGATCTCCTCGGGCCGGATCACGTAGAAACCGCGCGCACCGTAGACTTCGGCCAGCTTGTCGAAGCGCGGATTGGCGAGGTCGACGCCGATGTAGCGCGCACCGAAGTGGCGTTGCTGCTGCGCCTTCTCCGCCCCGTGGCAGCGGTTGTTGAGCACGATGCCCACGAGCGGAATGTCCCAGCGCACCGCCGTGTTGATCTCGCCCGAGGTGTAGAGAAAACCGCCGTCGCCCTGAATGCTGATCGCCGGCCGGTCGGGGCGGCCGAGCTGGGTGCCGAGCCCGACGCAGTAGCCCATGCCGAGCCCGCCGTGCCCGGCATAGTTGAAGAAGGTGCGCGGCTCATCGAAGCGCAGCCGATCGTATGCAAGCCCCGGTGCGATGCCCGCGTCCAGGGTGACCATGCAATCGCGCGGCAGCACCTTGTTGAGCTCCGGATACACCCGTTGCGGCATCATGAACGCTTCGCTTGCGAGCGAACCTTCGGCCTCGAGCCGGGCCTTGCGGCCGGCGGCCAGGGCCGCGAGCTCATTGGCCCAGTCCGGATTGGGCCTGGGCGCTTTCGATTCGGCGCGCAGCCGCTCGAGCAGTTGCCGCGCGAGCGTTTTCGCATCGGCCACGATGCCGACCGCGACGGGGAAGTTGCGCCCGATCTCCTGCGCATCGATATCGACCTGGATGATGCGGGTGCTGCGATCGAGCACGCTCCAGTTCCAGTGCGTCGTCGCCTGGTTGAGCCGCGTCCCCAGCGCGAGGATGACATCGG
This region of Betaproteobacteria bacterium genomic DNA includes:
- a CDS encoding tartrate dehydrogenase; translation: MREQCTSLGRGIPREADVSKHRIAVIPGDGIGKEVMPEGLRVLDAAARKFGLALEFDHFDWSSEYYASLGTWMPKDWKDRVGGHDCLYFGACGWPAIVADHVSLWDSLIKFRREFDQYANIRPARLMPGIRSPLADRKPGDIDMFIVRENTEGEYSSIGGRAFEGTEREVVMQQATFTRKGTDRILKFAFELAQKRPKKHLTSATKSNGISITMPYWDERVSAMAKQYPEVRVDKFHIDILTAHFVQRPDFFDVVVASNLFGDILSDLGPACCGTIGIAPSGNINAERIYPSLFEPVHGSAPDIAGKGIANPIGAIWSGAMMLEHLGYPHAGAHIVATIEKALEPRSGAPRTPDIGGTATTQDLGKAIAAAI
- a CDS encoding tripartite tricarboxylate transporter TctB family protein; the encoded protein is MSVELRNNKDFLAGLLMMGVGAAGFYMALDYPFGSALRMGPGYFPRVLAGILVAFGLYVGIRGFRFPERVEGIWGWKPLALITVAFWIYGWLMDHAGFIPSLIVLFAISTLAGHEFRLKEVIILMIVMITFAWAVFIYGLGLPYPLFWWQ
- a CDS encoding glycerophosphodiester phosphodiesterase, yielding MDKACVLAGAAIRLRWSVIPLLGALGAAPAGGGDAAPRPAAREKPIVIAHRGASGYFPEHTLAAYGAAIDMGADFIEPDLVMTRDGMLIARHENALAIVDEATGGVIETTTNVHTLPQFAARRTTRLVDDKRITGWFAEDFTLAEIRTLRARERIPRERPRNTEHDDRYPIPTLQEIIDLAKQRSAELGRAIGIYPETKHPSYHAAIGLPLEPALLEVLAANGWNDVLAPVFIQSFETQNLRALRRVTSVRLIQLLDARGRPWDLQASSDPRTYADLATAEGLREIARYADGVGPHKALVIGRTLAGGLDLPSQFVRDAHAAGLLVHPWTFRAENAFLPLEFRRGDDRAERGDGQGEVAAFLRTDIDGFFTDHPDVGVAAVAALQAR
- a CDS encoding gamma-glutamyl-gamma-aminobutyrate hydrolase family protein — encoded protein: MARALRIGLSARFLHPRPGVAGSLRKTVQYLEQAMANWVMSRDVLVLMIPSINSDGVLHRSNMRLRDYARELDGLVLQGGADLSPASYGEEPLQPEWAGDRMRDDYEIELFNEFLEAGKPVLGVCRGIQLINVALGGTLYQDLPTQVGPQTTHRDREIYEGNCHDVRIESGSGLARLYPELQSACVNSLHHQAVRKLGRDLVVEARSNADDVIEAVRLKGRSYVLGVQWHPEFHRPDDDRVLDSGPILEEFLGEARRRA
- a CDS encoding thiamine pyrophosphate-binding protein is translated as MPAMPAGRAVIEALRAEGVEYTFGVVGTTTNSIVTELVGRDDIRFVDTRHEEGAAFMAYGYARACGKPAACIATSGPGTINLATGIALAWKGRAPVVVIAGDVVRDHIYRDGAQAFDLVEIFRPFTKWARQVNKAERIVEMMHDALRAALTGKRGPVFVDIPRDLLDNQTIEAEITSPAQYRPVDQHLPADARALQRAAQLLLSAKRPLLLAGGGVVDAEATGDAVALAEWIDMALVPSYGHNDAVPNSHRLFVGPAGGRGAAEAAQAMHRADVILALGTRLNQATTHWNWSVLDRSTRIIQVDIDAQEIGRNFPVAVGIVADAKTLARQLLERLRAESKAPRPNPDWANELAALAAGRKARLEAEGSLASEAFMMPQRVYPELNKVLPRDCMVTLDAGIAPGLAYDRLRFDEPRTFFNYAGHGGLGMGYCVGLGTQLGRPDRPAISIQGDGGFLYTSGEINTAVRWDIPLVGIVLNNRCHGAEKAQQQRHFGARYIGVDLANPRFDKLAEVYGARGFYVIRPEEIGDAVSTALAARKPCIIEIPVAEYFPLPAKTPGGGGGH